Proteins encoded together in one Vigna angularis cultivar LongXiaoDou No.4 chromosome 5, ASM1680809v1, whole genome shotgun sequence window:
- the LOC108340650 gene encoding uncharacterized protein LOC108340650 isoform X1 has protein sequence MASLVPGVLLKLMQHMNTDVKVAGEHRSSLLQVVSIVPALAGGELFPNQGFYLKVSDSLHATYVSLPDEHDDLILSDKIQLGQFVFVDRLEAASPVPILHGVRPIPGRHACVGTPEDIVATTHSLGFLGNAKAKKNSACSGPLDLERSKSPRKVLGNHHVGEKEKKEKVRLHNEEQLDKKPALLAKSKSQTTKAVTANTVDVKKEPLARLKSFNSRAIPSSPTSCYSLPTSFEKFANGVKHQANIKGVDKLTAKVGVLEIGKGVRGASPTGKRISMGNPIRNLVQGIELGAKVLRKSWEGNMEVKNKETSKSRTAKSDPKPEVRGSTPRRSTSSEKFSSKEESKLTKSSKEEHRTQTTIKKVVANGTTEEQEKTGKPRVSVGKKSSEFSNTGFPGNLVKVSPSSRKVTDASVQWASLPSSIAKLGREVMKHRDAAQMAATEAIQEAAAAESLLQCLSVYAELSNSAKEQNQQRTIEQFLTLHGSLNSARMIADSLSKSIPDDSSLDNERIISEEELKLKSDRQKLANYWVQAALSTNLSPFSVYNREPLSSRLPASTNSQNQKNIMGSKPMLVIENSSEDTSSKSHGKIRAANSKHALQGTPRKAGDALSNGHKQLVQSPRDWVRGNGFDEVVDLIDMLQVKSRDWFLVFVERFLDSDGDTASLSNNGQIAGMLTQLKSVNDWLDEIGSSKNEGESWQIPAETIDRLRKKIYEYLLTHVESAAAALTGGSQSSPGIQTSEIKAKK, from the exons ATGGCGAGTCTTGTTCCTGGGGTGCTTCTCAAACTTATGCAGCATATGAACACGGATGTGAAAGTTGCTGGTGAGCACAGGTCCTCTCTGTTGCAAGTTGTGAGCATTGTTCCAGCTCTTGCCGGGGGTGAGTTGTTCCCAAATCAAGGCTTTTATCTCAAGGTTTCTGATTCCTTGCATGCCACCTATGTCTCTCTCCCTGATGAACATGATGATCTCATCCTCAGTGACAAGATTCAACTGGGGCAGTTTGTTTTTGTGGATCGTTTGGAGGCTGCTTCACCAGTTCCTATTCTTCACGGGGTTAGGCCTATTCCTGGGAGGCACGCTTGTGTTGGAACCCCTGAGGACATTGTTGCAACAACTCACTCTCTTGGGTTCCTTGGTAACGCTAAGGCTAAGAAGAACAGTGCTTGTTCTGGTCCCTTGGACTTAGAGAGATCCAAGTCTCCTAGGAAAGTGTTGGGGAATCACCACGTTggggagaaggagaagaaggagaaagtaAGATTGCATAATGAAGAGCAGTTAGACAAGAAACCAGCTCTTTTGGCTAAGAGTAAATCTCAGACAACAAAAGCAGTGACAGCCAATACTGTTGATGTGAAGAAGGAACCATTGGCAAGATTGAAGTCATTTAATTCAAGGGCCATTCCTTCTTCCCCCACTAGTTGTTATTCTTTGCCTACTTCCTTTGAGAAATTTGCCAACGGGGTCAAGCATCAGGCAAACATCAAGGGAGTGGACAAGCTAACTGCGAAGGTGGGAGTGCTGGAAATAGGAAAGGGTGTCCGTGGAGCTAGTCCAACCGGGAAGAGAATTTCCATGGGAAACCCGATTAGAAATTTGGTTCAAGGAATTGAGCTTGGAGCTAAGGTGCTGCGTAAGAGCTGGGAAGGGAATATGGAAGTCAAGAATAAAGAGACATCAAAATCAAGGACTGCCAAGTCTGATCCTAAGCCTGAGGTTCGTGGCTCA ACTCCTAGGAGAAGTACTTCAAGTGAAAAGTTTTCCTCTAAAGAAGAGAGCAAGCTGACAAAGTCCTCCAAGGAAGAGCACAGGACTCAAACAACTATAAAGAAAGTTGTTGCCAATGGAACTACGGAAGAACAAGAAAAGACAGGCAAGCCAAGAGTATCTGTTGGAAAGAAATCGTCAGAATTTTCAAACACTGGATTCCCTGGAAACTTGGTGAAAGTTTCTCCAAGCAGTAGAAAAGTGACAGATGCAAGTGTTCAATGGGCTTCACTGCCATCATCTATTGCAAAGCTTGGCAGG GAAGTGATGAAGCACAGAGATGCAGCACAGATGGCAGCAACTGAGGCTATTCAAGAGGCTGCTGCTGCTGAGAGTTTGCTGCAATGTCTAAG TGTATATGCAGAGCTAAGTAATTCTGCAAAGGAACAAAACCAGCAGCGTACAATAGAGCAGTTCCTAACTCTTCATGGTAGCCTAAACAGTGCAAGAATGATTGCTGACTCGTTATCCAAATCCATTCCAGATGATTCTTCTCTAGACAATGAAAGAATCATATCAGAAGAAGAACTAAAACTCAAATCAGACAGACAAAAGCTAGCAAATTATTGGGTCCAGGCTGCTTTATCCACCAATCTATCACCATTTTCTGTTTACAACCGAGAACCTCTATCATCCAGGCTTCCAGCATCAACCAATTCTCAAAACCAAAAGAATATCATGGGAAGCAAACCAATGCTGGTCATAGAAAATTCAAGTGAAGATACTTCATCAAAATCTCATGGAAAAATCCGTGCGGCTAATTCCAAACACGCCTTGCAAGGAACTCCTCGCAAAGCAGGTGATGCCTTATCAAATGGACACAAACAACTAGTCCAATCACCACGGGATTGGGTCAGAGGAAATGGGTTTGATGAAGTGGTTGATTTAATTGACATGCTGCAAGTGAAGTCAAGAGATTGGTTTCTTGTGTTTGTTGAGAGATTCTTGGACTCTGATGGGGACACTGCTAGCTTGTCAAATAATGGGCAAATAGCAGGTATGCTCACTCAGCTAAAAAGTGTGAATGATTGGCTTGATGAGATAGGATCAAGCAAGAATGAAGGAGAATCATGGCAGATACCAGCAGAGACAATTGACAGGTTGAGGAAGAAGATATATGAATATCTTCTTACACATGTGGAATCTGCAGCAGCAGCACTCACTGGTGGATCACAATCATCCCCTGGAATCCAAACCTCAGAGATCAAAGCCAAAAAGTGA
- the LOC108339553 gene encoding probable hydroxyacylglutathione hydrolase 2, chloroplastic isoform X1 — MQLPSLFIPFFSFRSTPFHSFRYISSHHRSDQCSFIDSTFSLSSASSRERSGFCVWPDARQLCLRKGLLYGFMRLFSIPLKTLRGASRSLRVDQFCSVVNLSSTLQIELVPCLRDSYAYLLHDVDTGTVGVVDPSEAAPIIEALSKKNLNLTYILNTHHHHDITSGNTELKERYGAKVIGSEIDKERIPGIDIYLSDGDNWMFAGHEVHILATPGHTEGHVCFYFPGSAAIFTGDTLFSLSCGEIFEGTPEQMLSSLKRIMSLPDETSIYCGHEYTLSNSKFALSIEPENKELQSYAAHVAHIRNKGLPTIPTTLKMEKACNPFLRTWSMEIRHKLNIAATADDAEALGVIRQAKDKF, encoded by the exons ATGCAACTGCCTTCTCTTTTCAttccttttttctcttttcgttcCACTCCGTTTCATTCATTCAGATACATTTCATCTCATCATCGATCAGATCAATGCTCTTTCATCGATTCCACGTTCTCACTCTCTTCCGCTTCTTCTAgg GAAAGGAGTGGGTTTTGCGTGTGGCCGGATGCGAGACAACTTTGCTTGCGGAAAGGTCTTTTATATGGATTTATGCGATTATTTTCTATACCGTTAAAAACATTGCGTGGAGCTAGTCGGTCGTTGAGAGTAGATCAATTTTGCAGTGTAGTGAATCTATCTTCCACACTGCAGATTGAATTG gTTCCGTGCCTTAGGGACAGTTATGCATATCTTTTACATGATGTGGATACGGGGACAGTTGGTGTTGTTGATCCTTCCGAAGCTGCGCCTATTATAGAAGCTTTGAGTaagaaaaatctaaatttgACTTACATACTGAACACCCACCACCATCATGATATCACTAGTGGAAATACAGAGTTGAAAGAAAGGTACGGGGCTAAG GTAATTGGATCAGAAATAGACAAGGAAAGAATTCCTGgtattgatatttatttgagTGATGGAGATAACTGGATGTTTGCAGGTCATGAGGTGCATATATTAGCTACACCTGGTCACACTGAAG GTCATGTATGCTTCTACTTTCCAGGATCGGCAGCAATTTTTACTGGAGACACCTTGTTCAGCTTATCATGTGGAGAGATCTTTGAAGGAACCCCTGAACAG ATGCTATCTTCTCTTAAAAGAATAATGTCGTTGCCGGATGAAACAAGTATTTACTGCGGTCATGAATATACATTG AGTAATTCAAAGTTTGCCTTGTCCATAGAACCAGAAAACAAGGAACTTCAATCCTATGCTGCCCATGTAGCTCACATTAGAAATAAGGGCTTGCCCACG ATTCCAACTACGCTTAAGATGGAAAAGGCTTGCAATCCATTCCTTCGCACATGGAGCATGGAAATCCGGCACAAGCTAAATATTGCAGCCACCGCAGATGATGCAGAAGCCCTGGGTGTTATTCGGCAAGCAAAggataaattttag
- the LOC108340819 gene encoding calreticulin-3 isoform X2, whose amino-acid sequence MANGSTTQLFKLLLFLLILHSALAEIFFEERFEDGWKSRWVLSDWKRSEGKAGTFKHTAGKWSGDPDDKGLQTHNDAKHFAISAKIPEFSNKDRTLVVQYSIRLEQDIECGGGYIKLLSGYVNQKKFGGDTPYSLMFGPDICGTQTKKLHLILSYQGQNYPIRKELQCETDKLTHFYTFILRPDASYSILVDNRERDSGSMYADWDILPPRKIKDVKAKKPADWDDREYIEDPNDVKPEGYDSIPAEIPDPKAKKPADWDDDDDGLWKPSKVPNPAYKGPWKRKKIKNPNYKGKWKIPWIDNPEFEDDPDLYVLRPIKYVGIEVWQVKAGSVYDNILICDDPQYAKQVVDEFMANNRESEKEAFEEAEKERRAREEEEAQRAREEGEKRRKERDHKYGNRRRRRRPDPHDTYDYHDEL is encoded by the exons ATGGCCAATGGCAGCACTACCCAGTTGTTCAAGCTTCTGCTTTTCCTTCTGATTCTTCACTCTGCACTCGCTGAGATCTTCTTCGAAGAGAGATTCGAAG ATGGATGGAAGAGCCGTTGGGTTTTGTCGGACTGGAAAAGGAGCGAGGGAAAAGCAGGTACCTTCAAGCACACAGCAGGGAAATGGTCTGGAGATCCTGATGACAAAG GTCTTCAAACACATAACGATGCGAAACATTTTGCCATATCTGCAAAGATACCCGAGTTTAGCAACAAGGACAGAACGCTTGTGGTGCAGTATTCCATTAGGTTGGAGCAGGACATTGAATGCGGTGGCGGTTACATCAAACTTCTCTCTGGTTATGTCAATCAGAAGAAGTTTGGTGGTGATACCCCTTATAG TTTGATGTTTGGACCAGATATATGTGGCACACAGACTAAGAAGCTCCATCTTATACTATCATACCAAGGGCAGAATTACCCTATTAGGAAGGAACTGCAATGTGAAACGGATAAATTGACTCATTTCTATACATTTATTCTAAGGCCTGATGCCTCTTATAGTATCCTTGTTGATAACCGGGAAAGAGATTCGGGAAGCATGTATGCAGATTGGGACATCCTTCCTCCGAGGAAAATCAAGGATGTCAAAGCAAAAAAG CCAGCAGACTGGGATGATAGAGAGTACATTGAAGATCCTAATGATGTCAAACCAGAG GGATATGATTCAATTCCAGCTGAAATTCCTGATCCAAAAGCCAAGAAG CCTGCTGACtgggatgatgatgatgatggacTATGGAAGCCCTCAAAAGTTCCTAATCCAGCATACAAAGGACCATGGAAACGCAAG AAAATCAAGAATCCCAACTACAAAGGAAAGTGGAAGATTCCATGGATTGATAACCCAG AATTTGAGGATGATCCCGATCTTTATGTTCTCAGGCCAATTAAGTATGTGGGCATTGAAGTGTGGCag gTGAAGGCAGGTTCAGTTTACGACAACATCTTAATTTGTGATGATCCGCAGTATGCAAAGCAGGTTGTGGATGAATTTATGGCTAACAATAGAGAG TCCGAAAAAGAAGCTTTTGAAGAagcagaaaaagaaagaagggcTAGGGAAGAAGAG GAGGCACAGAGAGCAcgagaagagggtgaaaaaaggAGAAAGGAGAGGGATCATAAATATGGAAACAGGAGGCGGCGTCGAAGG CCGGATCCCCACGATACGTATGATTACCAT GATGAACTTTGA
- the LOC108339553 gene encoding probable hydroxyacylglutathione hydrolase 2, chloroplastic isoform X2 codes for MSETKERSGFCVWPDARQLCLRKGLLYGFMRLFSIPLKTLRGASRSLRVDQFCSVVNLSSTLQIELVPCLRDSYAYLLHDVDTGTVGVVDPSEAAPIIEALSKKNLNLTYILNTHHHHDITSGNTELKERYGAKVIGSEIDKERIPGIDIYLSDGDNWMFAGHEVHILATPGHTEGHVCFYFPGSAAIFTGDTLFSLSCGEIFEGTPEQMLSSLKRIMSLPDETSIYCGHEYTLSNSKFALSIEPENKELQSYAAHVAHIRNKGLPTIPTTLKMEKACNPFLRTWSMEIRHKLNIAATADDAEALGVIRQAKDKF; via the exons ATGAGTGAAACTaag GAAAGGAGTGGGTTTTGCGTGTGGCCGGATGCGAGACAACTTTGCTTGCGGAAAGGTCTTTTATATGGATTTATGCGATTATTTTCTATACCGTTAAAAACATTGCGTGGAGCTAGTCGGTCGTTGAGAGTAGATCAATTTTGCAGTGTAGTGAATCTATCTTCCACACTGCAGATTGAATTG gTTCCGTGCCTTAGGGACAGTTATGCATATCTTTTACATGATGTGGATACGGGGACAGTTGGTGTTGTTGATCCTTCCGAAGCTGCGCCTATTATAGAAGCTTTGAGTaagaaaaatctaaatttgACTTACATACTGAACACCCACCACCATCATGATATCACTAGTGGAAATACAGAGTTGAAAGAAAGGTACGGGGCTAAG GTAATTGGATCAGAAATAGACAAGGAAAGAATTCCTGgtattgatatttatttgagTGATGGAGATAACTGGATGTTTGCAGGTCATGAGGTGCATATATTAGCTACACCTGGTCACACTGAAG GTCATGTATGCTTCTACTTTCCAGGATCGGCAGCAATTTTTACTGGAGACACCTTGTTCAGCTTATCATGTGGAGAGATCTTTGAAGGAACCCCTGAACAG ATGCTATCTTCTCTTAAAAGAATAATGTCGTTGCCGGATGAAACAAGTATTTACTGCGGTCATGAATATACATTG AGTAATTCAAAGTTTGCCTTGTCCATAGAACCAGAAAACAAGGAACTTCAATCCTATGCTGCCCATGTAGCTCACATTAGAAATAAGGGCTTGCCCACG ATTCCAACTACGCTTAAGATGGAAAAGGCTTGCAATCCATTCCTTCGCACATGGAGCATGGAAATCCGGCACAAGCTAAATATTGCAGCCACCGCAGATGATGCAGAAGCCCTGGGTGTTATTCGGCAAGCAAAggataaattttag
- the LOC108340650 gene encoding uncharacterized protein LOC108340650 isoform X2 yields MASLVPGVLLKLMQHMNTDVKVAGEHRSSLLQVVSIVPALAGGELFPNQGFYLKVSDSLHATYVSLPDEHDDLILSDKIQLGQFVFVDRLEAASPVPILHGVRPIPGRHACVGTPEDIVATTHSLGFLGNAKAKKNSACSGPLDLERSKSPRKVLGNHHVGEKEKKEKVRLHNEEQLDKKPALLAKSKSQTTKAVTANTVDVKKEPLARLKSFNSRAIPSSPTSCYSLPTSFEKFANGVKHQANIKGVDKLTAKVGVLEIGKGVRGASPTGKRISMGNPIRNLVQGIELGAKVLRKSWEGNMEVKNKETSKSRTAKSDPKPETPRRSTSSEKFSSKEESKLTKSSKEEHRTQTTIKKVVANGTTEEQEKTGKPRVSVGKKSSEFSNTGFPGNLVKVSPSSRKVTDASVQWASLPSSIAKLGREVMKHRDAAQMAATEAIQEAAAAESLLQCLSVYAELSNSAKEQNQQRTIEQFLTLHGSLNSARMIADSLSKSIPDDSSLDNERIISEEELKLKSDRQKLANYWVQAALSTNLSPFSVYNREPLSSRLPASTNSQNQKNIMGSKPMLVIENSSEDTSSKSHGKIRAANSKHALQGTPRKAGDALSNGHKQLVQSPRDWVRGNGFDEVVDLIDMLQVKSRDWFLVFVERFLDSDGDTASLSNNGQIAGMLTQLKSVNDWLDEIGSSKNEGESWQIPAETIDRLRKKIYEYLLTHVESAAAALTGGSQSSPGIQTSEIKAKK; encoded by the exons ATGGCGAGTCTTGTTCCTGGGGTGCTTCTCAAACTTATGCAGCATATGAACACGGATGTGAAAGTTGCTGGTGAGCACAGGTCCTCTCTGTTGCAAGTTGTGAGCATTGTTCCAGCTCTTGCCGGGGGTGAGTTGTTCCCAAATCAAGGCTTTTATCTCAAGGTTTCTGATTCCTTGCATGCCACCTATGTCTCTCTCCCTGATGAACATGATGATCTCATCCTCAGTGACAAGATTCAACTGGGGCAGTTTGTTTTTGTGGATCGTTTGGAGGCTGCTTCACCAGTTCCTATTCTTCACGGGGTTAGGCCTATTCCTGGGAGGCACGCTTGTGTTGGAACCCCTGAGGACATTGTTGCAACAACTCACTCTCTTGGGTTCCTTGGTAACGCTAAGGCTAAGAAGAACAGTGCTTGTTCTGGTCCCTTGGACTTAGAGAGATCCAAGTCTCCTAGGAAAGTGTTGGGGAATCACCACGTTggggagaaggagaagaaggagaaagtaAGATTGCATAATGAAGAGCAGTTAGACAAGAAACCAGCTCTTTTGGCTAAGAGTAAATCTCAGACAACAAAAGCAGTGACAGCCAATACTGTTGATGTGAAGAAGGAACCATTGGCAAGATTGAAGTCATTTAATTCAAGGGCCATTCCTTCTTCCCCCACTAGTTGTTATTCTTTGCCTACTTCCTTTGAGAAATTTGCCAACGGGGTCAAGCATCAGGCAAACATCAAGGGAGTGGACAAGCTAACTGCGAAGGTGGGAGTGCTGGAAATAGGAAAGGGTGTCCGTGGAGCTAGTCCAACCGGGAAGAGAATTTCCATGGGAAACCCGATTAGAAATTTGGTTCAAGGAATTGAGCTTGGAGCTAAGGTGCTGCGTAAGAGCTGGGAAGGGAATATGGAAGTCAAGAATAAAGAGACATCAAAATCAAGGACTGCCAAGTCTGATCCTAAGCCTGAG ACTCCTAGGAGAAGTACTTCAAGTGAAAAGTTTTCCTCTAAAGAAGAGAGCAAGCTGACAAAGTCCTCCAAGGAAGAGCACAGGACTCAAACAACTATAAAGAAAGTTGTTGCCAATGGAACTACGGAAGAACAAGAAAAGACAGGCAAGCCAAGAGTATCTGTTGGAAAGAAATCGTCAGAATTTTCAAACACTGGATTCCCTGGAAACTTGGTGAAAGTTTCTCCAAGCAGTAGAAAAGTGACAGATGCAAGTGTTCAATGGGCTTCACTGCCATCATCTATTGCAAAGCTTGGCAGG GAAGTGATGAAGCACAGAGATGCAGCACAGATGGCAGCAACTGAGGCTATTCAAGAGGCTGCTGCTGCTGAGAGTTTGCTGCAATGTCTAAG TGTATATGCAGAGCTAAGTAATTCTGCAAAGGAACAAAACCAGCAGCGTACAATAGAGCAGTTCCTAACTCTTCATGGTAGCCTAAACAGTGCAAGAATGATTGCTGACTCGTTATCCAAATCCATTCCAGATGATTCTTCTCTAGACAATGAAAGAATCATATCAGAAGAAGAACTAAAACTCAAATCAGACAGACAAAAGCTAGCAAATTATTGGGTCCAGGCTGCTTTATCCACCAATCTATCACCATTTTCTGTTTACAACCGAGAACCTCTATCATCCAGGCTTCCAGCATCAACCAATTCTCAAAACCAAAAGAATATCATGGGAAGCAAACCAATGCTGGTCATAGAAAATTCAAGTGAAGATACTTCATCAAAATCTCATGGAAAAATCCGTGCGGCTAATTCCAAACACGCCTTGCAAGGAACTCCTCGCAAAGCAGGTGATGCCTTATCAAATGGACACAAACAACTAGTCCAATCACCACGGGATTGGGTCAGAGGAAATGGGTTTGATGAAGTGGTTGATTTAATTGACATGCTGCAAGTGAAGTCAAGAGATTGGTTTCTTGTGTTTGTTGAGAGATTCTTGGACTCTGATGGGGACACTGCTAGCTTGTCAAATAATGGGCAAATAGCAGGTATGCTCACTCAGCTAAAAAGTGTGAATGATTGGCTTGATGAGATAGGATCAAGCAAGAATGAAGGAGAATCATGGCAGATACCAGCAGAGACAATTGACAGGTTGAGGAAGAAGATATATGAATATCTTCTTACACATGTGGAATCTGCAGCAGCAGCACTCACTGGTGGATCACAATCATCCCCTGGAATCCAAACCTCAGAGATCAAAGCCAAAAAGTGA
- the LOC108340819 gene encoding calreticulin-3 isoform X1, with product MANGSTTQLFKLLLFLLILHSALAEIFFEERFEDGWKSRWVLSDWKRSEGKAGTFKHTAGKWSGDPDDKGLQTHNDAKHFAISAKIPEFSNKDRTLVVQYSIRLEQDIECGGGYIKLLSGYVNQKKFGGDTPYSLMFGPDICGTQTKKLHLILSYQGQNYPIRKELQCETDKLTHFYTFILRPDASYSILVDNRERDSGSMYADWDILPPRKIKDVKAKKPADWDDREYIEDPNDVKPEGYDSIPAEIPDPKAKKPADWDDDDDGLWKPSKVPNPAYKGPWKRKKIKNPNYKGKWKIPWIDNPEFEDDPDLYVLRPIKYVGIEVWQVKAGSVYDNILICDDPQYAKQVVDEFMANNRESEKEAFEEAEKERRAREEEEAQRAREEGEKRRKERDHKYGNRRRRRRPDPHDTYDYHVSLTFSCYFILM from the exons ATGGCCAATGGCAGCACTACCCAGTTGTTCAAGCTTCTGCTTTTCCTTCTGATTCTTCACTCTGCACTCGCTGAGATCTTCTTCGAAGAGAGATTCGAAG ATGGATGGAAGAGCCGTTGGGTTTTGTCGGACTGGAAAAGGAGCGAGGGAAAAGCAGGTACCTTCAAGCACACAGCAGGGAAATGGTCTGGAGATCCTGATGACAAAG GTCTTCAAACACATAACGATGCGAAACATTTTGCCATATCTGCAAAGATACCCGAGTTTAGCAACAAGGACAGAACGCTTGTGGTGCAGTATTCCATTAGGTTGGAGCAGGACATTGAATGCGGTGGCGGTTACATCAAACTTCTCTCTGGTTATGTCAATCAGAAGAAGTTTGGTGGTGATACCCCTTATAG TTTGATGTTTGGACCAGATATATGTGGCACACAGACTAAGAAGCTCCATCTTATACTATCATACCAAGGGCAGAATTACCCTATTAGGAAGGAACTGCAATGTGAAACGGATAAATTGACTCATTTCTATACATTTATTCTAAGGCCTGATGCCTCTTATAGTATCCTTGTTGATAACCGGGAAAGAGATTCGGGAAGCATGTATGCAGATTGGGACATCCTTCCTCCGAGGAAAATCAAGGATGTCAAAGCAAAAAAG CCAGCAGACTGGGATGATAGAGAGTACATTGAAGATCCTAATGATGTCAAACCAGAG GGATATGATTCAATTCCAGCTGAAATTCCTGATCCAAAAGCCAAGAAG CCTGCTGACtgggatgatgatgatgatggacTATGGAAGCCCTCAAAAGTTCCTAATCCAGCATACAAAGGACCATGGAAACGCAAG AAAATCAAGAATCCCAACTACAAAGGAAAGTGGAAGATTCCATGGATTGATAACCCAG AATTTGAGGATGATCCCGATCTTTATGTTCTCAGGCCAATTAAGTATGTGGGCATTGAAGTGTGGCag gTGAAGGCAGGTTCAGTTTACGACAACATCTTAATTTGTGATGATCCGCAGTATGCAAAGCAGGTTGTGGATGAATTTATGGCTAACAATAGAGAG TCCGAAAAAGAAGCTTTTGAAGAagcagaaaaagaaagaagggcTAGGGAAGAAGAG GAGGCACAGAGAGCAcgagaagagggtgaaaaaaggAGAAAGGAGAGGGATCATAAATATGGAAACAGGAGGCGGCGTCGAAGG CCGGATCCCCACGATACGTATGATTACCATGTAAGCCTAACATTCTCTTGTTATTTTATCCTTATGTGA
- the LOC108339553 gene encoding probable hydroxyacylglutathione hydrolase 2, chloroplastic isoform X3 has translation MRLFSIPLKTLRGASRSLRVDQFCSVVNLSSTLQIELVPCLRDSYAYLLHDVDTGTVGVVDPSEAAPIIEALSKKNLNLTYILNTHHHHDITSGNTELKERYGAKVIGSEIDKERIPGIDIYLSDGDNWMFAGHEVHILATPGHTEGHVCFYFPGSAAIFTGDTLFSLSCGEIFEGTPEQMLSSLKRIMSLPDETSIYCGHEYTLSNSKFALSIEPENKELQSYAAHVAHIRNKGLPTIPTTLKMEKACNPFLRTWSMEIRHKLNIAATADDAEALGVIRQAKDKF, from the exons ATGCGATTATTTTCTATACCGTTAAAAACATTGCGTGGAGCTAGTCGGTCGTTGAGAGTAGATCAATTTTGCAGTGTAGTGAATCTATCTTCCACACTGCAGATTGAATTG gTTCCGTGCCTTAGGGACAGTTATGCATATCTTTTACATGATGTGGATACGGGGACAGTTGGTGTTGTTGATCCTTCCGAAGCTGCGCCTATTATAGAAGCTTTGAGTaagaaaaatctaaatttgACTTACATACTGAACACCCACCACCATCATGATATCACTAGTGGAAATACAGAGTTGAAAGAAAGGTACGGGGCTAAG GTAATTGGATCAGAAATAGACAAGGAAAGAATTCCTGgtattgatatttatttgagTGATGGAGATAACTGGATGTTTGCAGGTCATGAGGTGCATATATTAGCTACACCTGGTCACACTGAAG GTCATGTATGCTTCTACTTTCCAGGATCGGCAGCAATTTTTACTGGAGACACCTTGTTCAGCTTATCATGTGGAGAGATCTTTGAAGGAACCCCTGAACAG ATGCTATCTTCTCTTAAAAGAATAATGTCGTTGCCGGATGAAACAAGTATTTACTGCGGTCATGAATATACATTG AGTAATTCAAAGTTTGCCTTGTCCATAGAACCAGAAAACAAGGAACTTCAATCCTATGCTGCCCATGTAGCTCACATTAGAAATAAGGGCTTGCCCACG ATTCCAACTACGCTTAAGATGGAAAAGGCTTGCAATCCATTCCTTCGCACATGGAGCATGGAAATCCGGCACAAGCTAAATATTGCAGCCACCGCAGATGATGCAGAAGCCCTGGGTGTTATTCGGCAAGCAAAggataaattttag